In Streptomyces sp. RFCAC02, the following proteins share a genomic window:
- the rpsM gene encoding 30S ribosomal protein S13 — MARLAGVDLPRDKRVEVALTYVFGIGRTRAKETLAATGVNPDTRVRDLVEDDLVKIRDYVDANLKTEGDLRREIQADIRRKVEIGCYEGLRHRRGLPVHGQRTKTNARTRKGPRRAIAGKKKPGKK; from the coding sequence ATGGCACGCCTCGCAGGCGTTGACCTTCCGCGCGACAAGCGCGTCGAGGTCGCCCTCACCTACGTCTTCGGCATCGGGCGCACCCGTGCCAAGGAGACCCTGGCCGCGACCGGGGTGAACCCGGACACGCGCGTCCGTGACCTCGTCGAGGACGACCTCGTCAAGATCCGTGACTACGTGGACGCCAACCTCAAGACCGAGGGTGACCTCCGCCGGGAGATCCAGGCCGACATCCGCCGCAAGGTCGAGATCGGCTGCTACGAGGGCCTGCGCCACCGGCGTGGGCTGCCCGTGCACGGCCAGCGCACCAAGACGAACGCGCGCACCCGCAAGGGTCCGCGCCGCGCGATCGCCGGTAAGAAGAAGCCGGGCAAGAAGTAG
- the map gene encoding type I methionyl aminopeptidase, producing the protein MLELKTPEQIAHMRAAGLVVAEIHRRTAEAAVPGASTKDLDDVAAQVLADHGAKPNFLGYGGFPATICTSVNDVVVHGIPDRATVLKSGDMISIDAGAIVNGWHADAAITVFVGDGHGAELLELSRVTEDSLWAGIAAMRKGNRLVDISRAVETYVRRQPLPPGGKYGIVEQYGGHGIGSEMHMDPHLLNYVDRRRGRGPRLVPGMCLAIEPMLTLGTPKTHVLADEWTVKSNDGTWSSHWEHSVALTEEGPIVLTAPDGGRARLAALGVTAAPDPLA; encoded by the coding sequence ATGCTGGAGCTGAAGACACCCGAGCAGATCGCGCACATGCGTGCCGCAGGTCTGGTGGTCGCCGAGATACACCGCCGGACGGCGGAGGCGGCGGTCCCGGGTGCCAGCACCAAGGACCTGGACGACGTCGCCGCCCAGGTCCTGGCCGACCACGGTGCCAAGCCGAACTTCCTCGGCTACGGCGGCTTCCCCGCGACGATCTGCACCTCCGTGAACGACGTCGTCGTCCACGGCATCCCGGACCGCGCGACGGTCCTGAAGTCCGGCGACATGATCTCCATCGACGCCGGCGCCATCGTGAACGGCTGGCACGCCGACGCGGCGATCACCGTGTTCGTCGGCGACGGCCACGGCGCCGAGCTGCTGGAGCTGAGCCGCGTCACCGAGGACTCCCTGTGGGCCGGTATCGCGGCCATGCGCAAGGGCAACCGCCTCGTGGACATCTCCCGCGCCGTCGAGACGTACGTCCGGCGCCAGCCGCTGCCCCCGGGCGGGAAGTACGGCATCGTCGAGCAGTACGGCGGGCACGGCATCGGCAGCGAGATGCACATGGACCCCCACCTGCTGAACTACGTGGACCGCCGGCGGGGCCGCGGGCCGCGCCTCGTGCCGGGGATGTGCCTCGCGATCGAGCCGATGCTGACGCTCGGCACCCCGAAGACGCACGTCCTGGCCGACGAGTGGACCGTGAAGTCGAACGACGGCACCTGGTCCTCGCACTGGGAGCACTCCGTCGCCCTGACGGAGGAGGGGCCGATCGTGCTGACCGCCCCGGACGGCGGCCGCGCGCGGCTGGCCGCCCTCGGCGTCACGGCGGCGCCCGACCCGCTCGCGTAG
- the rpmJ gene encoding 50S ribosomal protein L36, with protein sequence MKVRPSVKKICDKCKVIRRHGRVMVICENLRHKQRQG encoded by the coding sequence ATGAAGGTCAGGCCGAGCGTCAAGAAGATCTGCGACAAGTGCAAGGTGATCCGCCGCCACGGCCGGGTCATGGTCATCTGCGAGAACCTGCGCCACAAGCAGCGCCAGGGCTGA
- the infA gene encoding translation initiation factor IF-1 → MEIEGTVVESLPNAMFRVELQNGHQVLAHISGKMRMNYIRILPDDRVVVELSPYDLTRGRIVYRYK, encoded by the coding sequence ATCGAGATCGAGGGCACGGTCGTCGAATCTCTCCCGAACGCGATGTTCAGGGTGGAGCTTCAGAACGGGCACCAGGTCCTCGCGCACATCAGCGGCAAGATGCGGATGAACTACATCCGTATTCTTCCCGACGACCGGGTCGTGGTGGAGCTCTCTCCCTACGACCTGACGCGCGGGCGGATCGTCTACCGCTACAAGTAG
- a CDS encoding adenylate kinase: protein MRIVLVGPPGAGKGTQAALLAERLSIPHISTGDLFRANIRQGTELGRRVKSILNEGGLVPDEITLAMAADRMAQPDAEDGFLLDGFPRNIVQAKALDDVLGEAGQRLDAVLDLEVPEDEVVKRIAGRRTCRNDSSHTFHVEYKRPKQEGVCDVCGGELYQREDDREDTVRRRLAVYHQETEPIIDYYREQGLVATIPALAPVPEVTRRAVEALSERAA from the coding sequence ATGCGCATCGTCCTCGTCGGTCCGCCGGGTGCGGGCAAGGGCACACAGGCCGCCCTGCTCGCCGAGCGCCTGTCGATCCCGCACATCTCCACCGGTGATCTGTTCCGCGCGAACATCCGCCAGGGCACGGAGCTCGGCCGCCGCGTCAAGTCCATCCTGAACGAGGGCGGCCTCGTCCCCGACGAGATCACCCTCGCGATGGCCGCGGACCGCATGGCGCAGCCGGACGCCGAGGACGGTTTCCTGCTCGACGGCTTCCCCCGCAACATCGTCCAGGCCAAGGCGCTGGACGACGTGCTGGGGGAGGCCGGGCAGCGTCTCGACGCGGTCCTGGACCTGGAGGTCCCCGAGGACGAGGTGGTCAAGCGCATCGCGGGCCGCCGCACCTGCCGCAACGACAGCAGCCACACCTTCCACGTCGAGTACAAGCGCCCGAAGCAGGAGGGCGTGTGCGACGTGTGCGGCGGCGAGCTGTACCAGCGGGAGGACGACCGGGAGGACACCGTCCGCCGCCGGCTCGCGGTCTACCACCAGGAGACCGAGCCGATCATCGACTACTACCGCGAGCAGGGGCTCGTCGCCACCATTCCGGCGCTCGCCCCCGTGCCCGAGGTGACCCGGCGGGCCGTGGAGGCCCTGTCGGAACGCGCCGCCTGA